The following proteins are encoded in a genomic region of Nitrospirota bacterium:
- a CDS encoding Ig-like domain-containing protein has product MTSTVPANGATGVAVNSNVTITWSENINCATVNTINITSTSPGWTLSTCSNNQAVFTTSGQTGSTAYSVTVTTAVRDTAGNALSVNYSFSYTTGDVGIPASSITTPANGAVINSAAANPFTISGAATDNIAVSSIEVSTNGGTTWNAATCTGCPGANVTWTYSWTLPADGSYTLKSRALDTSSNVETPGAGNTITIDRTAPSVSSTIPANSATSVALNSAVTITWNENVNCATVNTTNVTISGGGWTLSTCANNQAVFTTNGQAGLTIYSVTVTTGVMDVNNNPMTANYSFSYTTADAAVPTVTAFTATSPSTSLNIPVSLFTASDNVGVTGFKITTSATPPLAGDTGWTSIAPSTFTVGSDGTYTLYPWAKDAAGNVSAVFATPRTVVVDTTAPSVISTVPANGLTGVALNNTVTVNWNEPVDCATVTTATVTISPAVGWTRTSCSGAQAVFTPSGQASVTSYTVTVSTGIRDANGNAMTANYLFSYTTADAGIPASSITSPANGSTLNSASANPYTISGAATDNVSVTGIEVSTNGGTTWNAATCTGCPGANVTWTYAWTLPADGSYTIRSRATDSSSNVETPGAGNTVSIDRTSPAVSSTIPVNGAASINLNNPVTINWGETIDCATVTNTTVTISPAVGWTRSSCSGSQAIFTPSGQASVTTYTVTISTGVADANGNPMAANYLFSYTTADAAVPTVTAFTSTVPANGATGVALNSTVTVNWNEPVDCATVTTTSVTISPVVGWTRTSCSGGQAVFTPSGQASITSYTVTVNTGIRDANGNAMAANYLFSYTTADVIAPSSTITAPSNGTIINSASPNPYAISGAATDNVSVTGIEVSTNGGTTWNAATCTGCPGTNVTWTYSWTLPADGSYNIRSRAKDASNNTETPAPGNTVTVDRTAPSVSSTNPANGATGVALNSNVTVIWSENVNCSTVNTTNITINAGGWILSTCSNNQAIFTTNGQAGMTAYSVTVTTGVTDANGNPMSAIYSFSYTTADVTPAASAITSPANGAIINSTSPNPYTISGSASDNVAVQGIEVSTNGGATWNPATCTGCPGANVTWTYSWTLPADGSYNIRSRARDASNNTETPGAGNSVTIDRTAPSVNSTVPVNGAIDVIINSNVTITWSENVNCATVNTINITSTSSGWALLTCGANQAIFTASSQAYSTTYSVTVTTGVTDTTGNSITANYLFSYTTEAMPNNPPSNPTGLTQYKTDEVTTIGQGKWSNETTVVMKAAVSDPNGDTVQFEVEIQPSASAFTGTPNCTSGPAVASGGTAQATCGGLLNSAQYKWQARTIDAYGLTSGWVQFGTSDPDFGVDTVAPTYIWNTPAAGTYYKNGSPINVDVTVTEAGGSGILNGTDCTAAIDGSAASFSGIVMYSPITGKCTGTLTVNNPSGLINGAHNLTVQVPDTAGNSVQSAARLINIDNTLPSSAVITPANGTMLNTGSPNPYTVNGTASDNAVVSGIEVSTNGGTTWVAAACTGCPGANVTWAYSWTLPADGSYNIKSRAKDSANNTETPGTGVTVTVDRTVPSVSTTSPSNGASGTALNGSVTISWTENVNCTTVSASSITISSGGWALSSCSGTQAVFTTSGQANLTSYTITVSTAVKDPAGNSMAANYVFSFSTAAMSLPTLTYPAAPYDNGVDPDTGNTRNTFTFAIVYTDLENDAPAAGYPKIYIGDNDGYFSYAMIEGNPADTNYTDGKIYSFTTGLGAAQDLRFYFKVQAATGDTTAVQLPSGVSAYNVGPAVYLLSGYNLAGVPKNIASGSWTYTSVLGDDSGYQLCYKWDSTGLDTVSGTQGSWINNTSGMVQTGASYYIWSTDTLRRVDEPAGVVNDPRAYIDIALDANGGWTAITNPYNAIIKLQDVKVVRGAMEYTYTQAVINGWVSNSIYEWEGDGPGWSFKAFNDNPPATLEPWMGYFIYVYDTNSTKLRIYAPAP; this is encoded by the coding sequence GTGACCAGCACGGTACCTGCAAACGGAGCAACAGGCGTAGCGGTAAACAGCAACGTGACGATCACGTGGAGCGAAAATATAAATTGCGCAACAGTCAACACAATAAACATCACATCAACAAGTCCGGGCTGGACCCTTTCAACATGCTCAAACAATCAAGCGGTATTTACAACAAGCGGGCAAACCGGATCAACGGCATATTCCGTGACTGTGACCACGGCAGTAAGAGATACGGCAGGCAATGCGCTGTCAGTCAATTACTCATTTTCATATACAACCGGTGATGTCGGCATTCCTGCATCAAGTATAACCACACCGGCAAATGGAGCGGTCATCAACAGTGCAGCGGCAAATCCTTTTACAATAAGCGGTGCGGCAACCGATAACATTGCGGTATCCAGTATCGAAGTTTCGACTAATGGTGGAACAACATGGAACGCGGCAACTTGCACCGGATGTCCCGGAGCAAATGTGACATGGACATATTCATGGACGCTGCCTGCGGACGGAAGTTACACATTAAAGAGCCGCGCCCTCGACACATCAAGCAATGTTGAGACACCGGGAGCAGGAAATACAATTACAATTGACAGGACCGCTCCTTCAGTAAGTTCAACGATACCGGCAAACAGCGCGACTTCCGTAGCGCTCAACAGCGCTGTAACGATCACATGGAATGAGAATGTGAACTGCGCAACAGTCAACACCACAAATGTAACAATAAGCGGCGGCGGCTGGACACTTTCAACATGCGCAAACAATCAGGCAGTATTCACCACAAACGGACAGGCGGGTCTGACCATCTATTCCGTAACAGTGACAACCGGCGTGATGGATGTGAACAATAACCCGATGACCGCGAATTATTCATTTTCATATACAACTGCTGACGCGGCAGTCCCAACAGTGACCGCTTTTACAGCGACATCGCCTTCAACGAGCCTGAACATCCCGGTTTCATTATTTACGGCTTCCGACAATGTTGGAGTTACAGGATTTAAGATAACCACATCGGCAACGCCTCCATTGGCAGGTGACACCGGATGGACGTCAATAGCTCCTTCGACATTTACAGTAGGATCTGACGGAACTTATACACTTTATCCATGGGCAAAGGACGCGGCAGGCAATGTCTCCGCAGTATTTGCCACACCGAGAACAGTTGTAGTTGACACCACAGCCCCGTCAGTGATCAGCACGGTCCCTGCGAATGGATTAACAGGGGTAGCATTAAACAACACTGTAACGGTCAACTGGAATGAACCCGTTGACTGCGCAACAGTCACTACGGCAACAGTGACGATCAGCCCTGCAGTTGGATGGACAAGGACCTCATGCAGCGGCGCTCAGGCAGTATTCACCCCGAGCGGACAGGCAAGCGTCACAAGTTATACAGTAACCGTAAGCACAGGAATAAGAGACGCAAACGGCAACGCCATGACAGCAAACTACTTGTTCTCATATACAACTGCAGATGCCGGTATTCCAGCTTCATCAATTACTTCACCGGCAAATGGATCAACATTAAACAGCGCATCAGCAAACCCGTACACAATCAGCGGCGCTGCAACAGATAACGTTTCTGTAACCGGCATCGAGGTATCAACAAACGGAGGCACTACATGGAATGCGGCAACATGCACAGGATGCCCCGGAGCGAACGTAACATGGACTTATGCATGGACACTTCCTGCGGATGGAAGCTACACGATCAGGAGCCGCGCGACAGATTCATCAAGCAACGTTGAAACACCTGGCGCAGGCAATACCGTATCAATAGACAGGACCTCTCCAGCGGTAAGCAGCACAATACCGGTTAACGGAGCAGCGAGTATAAATCTTAACAACCCCGTAACGATTAACTGGGGCGAGACCATTGACTGCGCGACAGTCACGAACACAACTGTGACCATCAGTCCGGCAGTTGGATGGACCAGGTCATCATGCAGCGGCAGTCAGGCAATATTCACGCCAAGCGGTCAGGCAAGCGTTACGACATATACAGTTACGATAAGCACAGGAGTTGCAGACGCAAACGGCAACCCTATGGCTGCCAATTACTTATTCTCTTATACAACTGCTGACGCGGCAGTCCCGACAGTGACCGCGTTTACCAGCACGGTACCGGCAAACGGAGCAACAGGCGTAGCATTAAACAGCACAGTAACCGTCAACTGGAATGAACCAGTTGACTGCGCAACAGTCACTACCACAAGTGTAACGATAAGCCCAGTGGTAGGATGGACAAGGACCTCATGCAGCGGCGGTCAGGCAGTATTCACGCCAAGCGGGCAGGCAAGCATCACAAGTTACACAGTAACAGTGAACACAGGAATAAGAGACGCAAACGGCAACGCAATGGCAGCAAACTACTTGTTCTCATACACAACGGCTGACGTGATAGCCCCGTCGTCAACAATAACCGCGCCTTCAAACGGTACAATTATAAACAGCGCCTCACCGAATCCTTATGCAATCAGCGGCGCTGCAACAGACAACGTTTCTGTAACCGGCATCGAGGTATCGACAAACGGAGGCACTACCTGGAATGCGGCAACGTGCACCGGATGTCCCGGAACAAACGTAACATGGACCTATTCATGGACGCTCCCTGCTGACGGAAGCTACAATATAAGGAGCCGCGCTAAAGACGCCTCAAACAATACTGAGACCCCGGCTCCGGGCAACACTGTGACAGTCGACAGGACCGCTCCCTCAGTCAGCAGCACAAATCCCGCAAACGGCGCAACCGGCGTAGCGCTAAACAGCAACGTAACCGTCATATGGTCTGAAAATGTAAACTGCTCAACTGTCAACACCACAAATATCACTATCAATGCGGGCGGCTGGATACTTTCAACATGTTCAAACAACCAGGCAATATTTACAACAAACGGGCAGGCCGGGATGACTGCTTACTCCGTAACGGTAACAACGGGAGTTACGGATGCAAACGGCAATCCGATGTCGGCCATTTACTCATTCTCATATACGACAGCTGATGTTACGCCTGCTGCATCAGCGATAACATCACCTGCAAACGGCGCAATCATAAACAGCACCTCACCGAATCCTTATACAATCAGCGGCTCCGCAAGCGACAACGTTGCAGTGCAGGGCATTGAGGTATCAACAAACGGCGGCGCAACCTGGAACCCGGCGACATGCACCGGATGTCCCGGAGCAAACGTTACATGGACATACAGTTGGACACTTCCCGCTGACGGAAGCTACAACATCAGGAGCCGTGCAAGGGATGCTTCAAATAATACCGAGACACCCGGCGCAGGCAACAGTGTAACAATCGACAGGACCGCCCCCTCGGTCAACAGCACAGTGCCTGTTAACGGAGCTATCGATGTAATAATAAACAGCAACGTAACGATAACCTGGAGCGAAAATGTAAACTGCGCGACCGTCAACACAATAAATATCACATCGACAAGTTCGGGTTGGGCATTGTTGACCTGCGGAGCGAACCAGGCGATATTTACAGCAAGCTCCCAGGCGTATTCAACAACATATTCGGTAACAGTGACTACGGGAGTAACGGACACCACGGGAAATTCAATTACAGCTAATTACCTGTTCTCGTATACTACTGAGGCCATGCCCAATAACCCTCCCTCAAACCCCACGGGACTTACGCAGTACAAAACCGATGAAGTTACCACTATCGGCCAGGGCAAATGGAGCAATGAAACTACAGTAGTAATGAAGGCGGCTGTTTCGGATCCCAATGGTGACACTGTTCAGTTTGAGGTTGAAATACAGCCCAGTGCATCTGCTTTCACCGGCACGCCTAATTGCACAAGCGGCCCTGCCGTAGCCAGCGGCGGCACAGCACAAGCAACCTGCGGCGGCCTTTTAAACAGCGCCCAGTACAAATGGCAGGCGCGCACGATAGATGCTTATGGTCTTACAAGCGGCTGGGTACAGTTCGGGACAAGCGACCCGGATTTCGGAGTTGATACAGTGGCCCCGACCTACATATGGAATACTCCAGCAGCAGGTACATATTACAAGAACGGCAGCCCTATAAACGTTGATGTAACCGTCACCGAGGCTGGAGGCTCAGGCATACTTAACGGAACAGACTGCACTGCTGCGATAGACGGCTCTGCTGCAAGTTTTTCCGGCATCGTAATGTATTCGCCGATAACCGGAAAATGTACCGGCACTCTTACAGTTAACAATCCGTCAGGCCTTATTAACGGCGCGCATAATCTCACGGTACAAGTCCCCGATACCGCAGGCAACAGCGTACAGAGCGCTGCGCGTTTAATTAACATTGACAACACCCTGCCGTCATCGGCAGTTATAACACCTGCAAACGGGACAATGCTAAACACAGGTTCCCCTAACCCATATACGGTAAACGGCACAGCATCTGACAATGCGGTTGTTTCAGGTATTGAAGTATCAACTAACGGAGGAACTACCTGGGTAGCAGCGGCATGCACAGGATGCCCGGGAGCAAACGTGACATGGGCGTATAGTTGGACGCTTCCTGCTGACGGAAGTTACAACATCAAAAGCCGGGCAAAAGACAGCGCGAATAATACAGAGACCCCGGGAACAGGCGTCACGGTAACCGTAGACAGGACAGTGCCTTCTGTCAGCACAACCTCACCTTCAAACGGTGCATCGGGAACGGCATTAAACGGCAGTGTGACTATCTCCTGGACGGAAAATGTTAATTGTACAACGGTCAGCGCCTCCAGCATAACCATAAGCTCTGGAGGCTGGGCTCTTTCATCGTGTTCAGGCACCCAGGCGGTATTCACGACAAGCGGACAAGCGAATCTGACATCATATACTATTACCGTTTCTACAGCGGTAAAAGACCCCGCAGGTAATTCAATGGCAGCAAATTATGTATTCTCATTTTCCACTGCTGCAATGAGCCTCCCGACCCTGACTTATCCGGCAGCGCCTTATGATAATGGGGTAGACCCCGACACAGGAAATACGAGAAACACATTCACATTTGCAATTGTTTATACGGACCTTGAAAATGACGCGCCTGCTGCAGGTTATCCAAAGATTTATATCGGAGACAATGACGGATACTTCAGCTATGCAATGATCGAGGGAAATCCGGCAGACACCAATTATACCGACGGCAAAATTTATTCATTTACAACCGGCCTCGGGGCCGCCCAGGATTTGAGATTTTACTTCAAAGTACAGGCGGCAACCGGCGATACCACGGCAGTACAACTCCCGTCAGGCGTCTCAGCATATAATGTGGGGCCGGCCGTATATCTGCTGAGTGGTTACAACTTGGCAGGCGTTCCGAAAAATATAGCGAGCGGCTCATGGACATACACCTCCGTGC